In Papaver somniferum cultivar HN1 chromosome 9, ASM357369v1, whole genome shotgun sequence, the genomic stretch CAATAAatcttatttttggaattaactTAGCTTGAGATGTAAGCAAATCCTATAAACCTTATTACACTATAAATAGAAGAGAAACGTTGCACTCAGGATTTCTGATTAAATTATCGAAAAGTCGGTAATAATCGCGTATTTGACCATTTTAAGATAAGTTTTCAAGTTGTTGCCACGTATAAACCCGCtttcttattcaccgttagattctTTCACATTCTACTATTATTTTTCCCCCACACGTTCATCACTAGGGTTGCACCATACAACCAAGTAGGCTAAAGACACCTTGCAACCTGCTTTTCCAAATACGGATTGACAAGCATAATAAGTTTGCCAAGTGCCAACCTTTGTGTGTAAAACGAGTAGTACTTgggaccctagttagtaagttcgcgaatgattcgcgaatcattcgagaatttttccgtatcacgaattttaccgtcttattcgcgtacgtttgcaactccgaatccaagtcgcgtattatgtggcattcccggattattcgcgaaccgttcacgaattttacgtattccgaatgatacgtccgcttaattcgccataaattctttagcttttacttttcaaagactccactttttgggctttactgccttccgagcatacacgaccgaacattagacgtgttgtaatttttatgaaacaaaaacgactgaagagatttgaaggtgaaggtgagagagatctcaaactcactaaccaagcatctaaaccaccatacgacgtcctcttggataactaatgttgtatatattattgatatcatcatattaagtttattttttctttaaataactcacacatatgcataaaaattggtctatgaccttataaatacaaattatttgttatatatagataccgaattttcagagccgaactcacatttataaatcgaattatacacgtacgtatgtcgttccgaattactgacgaatcacgtcccgttgaccgaattttggaccgaatctggattttacaaaaccgtataatactcgtacgtttgtcgttccgtacgtttgccgaatcccgaattgctaactaggcttggGACATCCACTCAAATTACAATAAACACCCCTTTATTATCGGAAAAAGTAAAATTGGGTCCTCATTTGATTTTTTCACTTCCGTTTCTCCCTCGGTCGATCATCTTTCAGATGACTTTTACAGTCCATcaattttctctctctcttcttcatcttctccactaACTCTCAATCTTACTCAAAGCTCAACACAATTTTCTAGGGTTCTGGTTTTATTCTCTAAGCATAATATAAAGGTAATCAATTCGCATTTCAAATGTTTATTCTACTAGTACTTAACTTTATTCTACTTTTGCCCCAATCTGAATCGCTCTTTTCTGCAAttttttagggttagggtttgttAGTTTCTTGATTTTTTGGGAATTTTGTTAGGGTTTCTACTTGTGCAGGTAGAGTTTGTGTTTATTTGTAGTTAATTTGTAGTTAATTTGGAGTTTAATATATGGTATAGCTTGAAATTTGCATTAATGTTGAGGGAATTCGAGAGATTTTTTTATGGTCAAATTGCTAGTGCGATTGTTGAGTTATTGGGAAATTAATGGTTTAATGAGTAACTAGTTGAAGGATTAATTATACTAGATTCATTTGCATGTAAGGAAgatatttttttggtttaattataTTCCTTATGTCTCATCCAGGCTTGAATTATACGGTGTTTCTTGAACATATTCATTGAAGGAGCAGAGActaaggaattggatttgggtttGGTAAATCATGAAAATTTAGTTTGTTTGGAGATGGATATGGATATGGAATTTGAGGAGGGTGTGCTGTCTGAGGGATTTTTCCAGTCCCAGAGTTTGTTAATTAAGGAGGCTGAGGCTGCTGCTGATGCTGCAACTTCACCTACATCATGCATTGTTGATCCTCAAAAGCGTGTTAGGTCGAAGGCTGGTAAGTTGTTGATTCGCTCTTTAACTACATACTGCGTGATGATTGACAACTGTCTGCTGATCATATTCTGTTATGTGTGCATAGTCAAAAGACCAACACGGCAATGGGCTGCTTGGACACATGAAGAGGAGCGAAGTTTCTTTACTGCACTACGACAAGTTGGCAAGGCATGTTATGTGTTTATCTCTCCATTCTTTCCAAACTCTATTTTGCTTATTGTTTTAAGTTTTACTAATATGGGATTTTCTATCCTGATTATAGAATTTTGAGAAGATCACATCCCGTGTACAAAGCAAAAACAAGGATCAGGTAAGCGTGGCATCCAACTTTTGGGCAtggatttttcagagcttttggTTTTCGTTATCTTACTATTTGTCAATGTGGACTTTGGTTACTATAATTGCAGGTCAGGCATTATTATTATCGTCTTGTAAGGCGTATGAACAAGCTGTTGGGACCTGATTTCATTCTAGACGCAAGAAATTTCAAAGAAACTAATGGTGCAATGCTTCGATGGTAAGCACTTAATGTGTTGTTCATcctcttctctttctttttgtcaGATCACTTTAACTCTGTTGACACTAAGCATTAACATTAGCATTTGCTACTCCCAAAATTTCATTTAATTATGAGATACTTTGCACGATGAAACTACATAAGTTGTGTTCAATTGTACTTCAGGTCTGCATTGCTGGAAAAGTATAACTGTAAAGCCTCAAAGCTTCACTTGAAGCCTCGAAGGTTTAAGATTATCATCGAGGCTTTGGTAAGTTCagctgttatttttttttttcatttgttcttCTCTTTGAATACCATGTATTTCGTATTCATCAACTAATTACTTTTTTTCCATTTAGGAGCAACAACTTTTGAAGGATCGGAAAAAGTACGTAAAGAAACGACGTACTAAGGTTGAAAAATGTTCAACTACAACTCCAGATATTGTTTCAGTACCCAACAAAGCCCCAGCAGCTGATACCGGCGCGGTTAAAGTGGTTGCTGTTGACAGCCAAAATGTTCCAAAAGGCGGTTCTGGGAGAGGGTCTTCAGTAAAGCGTAATGTGAATACTGGTATTAACCGCAAAAACAACAAATGTGACTTATCCACTGTGAAGACAGTGAAGCAACGGAAAAAAACAGGTAATGCTTCACATTTCACTTTATGCTGAAAAggataataaataaattaggtGCTTAACATTGTCTTTGTTGTTTCCCTTCTGTATATATACTTGTACTTTATTATTGGATAAGAGACCAGTTAAGAAGGTGTTTATATCTGAATCACAGGCAGCTCCTCATCTGCTGCATACAAGAAATGGGAAAAGGCTGCAATGGCTGGGGTTTCCTTGGTTGCAGATGCTGCTGAGCATTTGGAGCGGACAACCATCAGCAAAGAAACCTCCCCTGACCGAAGAAGCTCGGATGAGTCCTTACCCTCGATAGCTGTTACGGCCGGTAAGTATAAAGCAAATCATCTTTTAAGGTTCTTGGACTGGAAAAAGGTGGAATCAAATTTGTTATATTCtaagtggtcaattgattctgTCCCATCTACTTCTTTCAGCGGAAAAAGGTAATGACCCATTTGGAGTTTTACCCCTATTGCCTCTCTCAGCTGGTTTTCTAACTCAAGTTCCAGATACATGTATGCCACCGAACTGCGGGAAACTAAAATTGCAGTTGTTCCCAATTGATGAAGATACGCGAAAAGCTTTAGAAAAGGTAAGACAAGAAAACTGAAAAACGAAAAACTTACGCGGTGCATTTGGGATTTTTTAGCAGCTAAACTGTAAAAAAACTATATATGGACATGATGTCTACCTCCAAATCTTATTGTAGGATGAACATAATCCATTCTTGGAGCTCACTTTAAGTGCTCGGAAAAAGATATCCTCAGTTCTCGAACATCTTAATCGTAAATGGGGAAAATCGAGCATAGCATCGGGAGAGTTGATGCTTTTCCAGTACGATGCTCAAAGGGGAAACTTAGTGGGACATCAAAGATGGAAACAAGATACTGTTGCCAGTGCTGCAGACGTGTATACAGTTATAGGAAGTCCTCCACTTTTCCGGCTGAGGTTTTCATTCGCATGCCCGCAATACTAATATTTTCAGTAGTTGTTTTTGTGTCTAGACAACTAAGTCTCACGTAACTTTTTGGTGGTATCCTTTTCAAGGTATGGATGGTTCTTCCCTGCAGACCTTACTTTGGTAGCATCTGGTATGAAGGAGCAGACCATAAGCTCAACTACTATGCCTCCTCTACATGATTGCCATACCTGTATTCATCTTATGAAGCCCTCGGAGGGTCAACAAACCCAAATTATGGAGAAGAACGACGTTGTACCCTCTTATGTTGATTTGACGGATGATACCGTTAGGTACAACGGCATGGATCGCGAGAACATTATTGAAGATATAGCGCATTCAAAATCATGGCCTGGAAAGGAAAGTGGCGGAGAGATTATTCGAGGACCATGCAACGATGGGGTATCCACTTCTCCTCTGTTACCATTGCATTTAACATATGTAGCTTGAATCCTTCGCTTGGGCTAGGTTAAAAATTCTAAGCCACATCTACTAACCTTTAAGTGAATCAGAATTCTTCAGATGCATTTTTCTCATTCTTTTGAACTGTGTATTTAGGACAATCCTAGAAGAAGCAATAATAATCCAGCATCGGCTGGGGACTGGGCAGATACCCTTTCAAATATAAGCATCGGAGAACTACTAGTTGACCAATCTCAAGCAATGGGAACCAATGATTTCCTGTCAGCTGCCATGGACAGCTCTGCATTTCTTCATCAGATTCCCTTCAGCTGCGACTCTTTTGATGCTGCAATTGCTGCTCATATTTATGGTAATCGGGACAAGCAAGATCCTCTCTCTACTCAAGTGCCCCATGCTTCATCCATCTGGGATGCTGAAGAAACATGTGATGCTTTCTCATTCCAAAAGATTCCGAGAACACCCATCCCAGCTTCTTTTGGGACTTCCAGACAGACCACAGATACAAGTACAATGGTCAATAGAAGCACAGTTGAGGTTTTATTTCGTTTCCGCAATGCTATAAGTATCTTTCAATCCCTACAGAGGAAACCATAGTTTACACAAAGTgagtatttttaatttttatgtagGAATTGCGTGAAGTTCACCACACAGGTGATAACCCTATATGCGAAGTAGACCTGACAAATAACAACCCTTCTGATGCATACAAAGTAGATGAATACCCCAAGGATCTTGGTGGACTTACAGATTTATATTGGGTAAGTATGAGCCTTTTCTTCTAACAGTATTTTGACCTCTTATCCGGTATATATTTGATCTAATTTTCTGTTACCTCTTGATTTACTTCTGCAGCCAGACTCTCTAGGACCATTAGATTTGGATATACCTTCATCAAGATACCAGGACCAAGATTTGATGCTTGGGGATAGTGTTAGTCTCACTGGTTTGAACCGTTTGATAGCTAGCAGTCTCGATGCATTTCAGAATTGCTCCTTTTTCGGTATAGACAAGAAAGATCAACCACCACCGACAACTGAAGCTCGAGGGACTGCAGCCCCATTTCTGGACTGTAAAATTGGTGGCGaggtttgagaatttgtatctaCAAGTCTGGTGGAAATTTCCCTCCCTCCTCCAAATGACATGCTTTGGTTGTTCTTGTTTCAATGGCTTGAGAAGATTAAGCATTGCTTTCTCTCCTAGTGTCATGATGGGACTGGCAGGTTGTTCAGGTTTAAGAAGCCACTGCCATCACAAAAATCGTGAATGCAATGTGTTGCTTCCCtggatgaagaaaaagaaaaccctaacctTCTCACTGTACAAAAACATATAGCGCACACAGATGACTAGTTGTTTGTACCTCTTGTAAATTTAGAGTGATCGTAATTCCATTTCCTTTCGTcttttttgtctttctatttttattcttttcacaTTGCTCTTCCATTCTGATATTGTTCGTAACCAATTTGGTTACAAAGGGAAATGACTTGTATTATTCCAAAGGGCTAGTTTTAACCGATTTTGGTTTACAAATTTGGGTAATAGTGAAAAATTTAAAGGATGACCCTCGAAAATCTTGGATCACGTTTTGTGTTTCAACTATAATTTGACGGGTGTGATGGGAGATTATTTAAGGAATGATCTTCTCCAGATACTAACACCAATTAGGATCAAAAACAAATATTGACACCAATCGGAAAGCTTAGAAAAGGAAAGCTATGCCCCTATAAATATAAGCAGCTACCTTAGGCATGGTAATCATacagaaataaaaaaacaaacctaGGTAGATCCTGCacatagaaaaaaataaataaaatgttaGTACAAGGGTATAACAGTAGCTCGATTCTAGGAGCAGGACCATGGGTCCATTGTCGTCACCCGGATAGTTTCAGTTCAAGTAAAGAAAATCTTTTTCTAGCAGATGTTTATAGATGGATTTGGAGTAATTTTGACGTTAATAAATCAGATGTCGAGTGGTTAACAACAGAAGAGTTTCCCAAGATATGCCAAAAAGTTGTTCATCTCGGTCAAAGTGTTCAAGTCGAGTGCTTAGTGAATCAAGAAGCAAGACTCATGGTCAGAAAGCTGCATCTACAGATTGGGCTAGTCAGACAATCTCTTCATATAAGGTAAGTTTTCACTTCATAAATTCTAgtaaattttgatttttcttgttttcaatatgcggTGGTAAACAGCCCAAACTGGGCTAAAATGCAAAAAACAAAAGCCCACCTACAAAAGACCGTGAATGTTTTTAGCCCACCTGCTATCCAACATTCTTCTTACATGCCTCTTTCTCACCGAATTTAATATCTAACATTGTTCGTGCATGCCTCTTTTTTtgacagattgttaagcgaaattgTTGTGGGGAGAGTCGACGTACGCAACGACATATCCAGATCCGGTTTTAGAGAGTGTAGGTGGCCAAAGCCACTGGATCCCCGTACTCAtgtgatcaacacagatggctcCCTAAAAGGAGACCGAGCtgcaatttcatggatttttCGAACTGCACAAGGTCGTTCATTCGCAGCTTGCTCAGCTCCGTGTCAAAAGATGCCGATTTGCGTGATAGAAGTGTGGGCCATCCGAGAAGCCTTTTTCCACGCAGTGGGTAATATTAAATTTGTGGTGGCACAAGCAGATGCCACTATAGCCATAAGTATGATAAATACGATTGCGGCTTCGTTTTCAGACTTGATAAGTACATGTCGAGATAATGGAAGGAACTACTTGGAAGCTTCAAAAAAGCAAAACATCAGATGTAAAAGCCCAAGAGATGACCACAAGCTAGAGGAGTATGTGAGATCTGTGATCATCAACCATTCAAAATGGACCGGAGAGTTAGACAGCAGCTCATCAGATTTTCTAATGAAGGCTTTAGTTGATGTGATATATTACCTCGAGAGTTTCCAGCAATGGGGTTGTAAGTACCTCATGAGAGAAGCAAATACGGCTGCTGATTTCTTAACGAAATTAGCCAGGGAAGAAGCAGTTTTCCTTAATAAAAGTGAAGAATATCCCGAAAAACTTTTAAGGATTGTCAATGAAGATCCGCATGACGATATGTGGTACAAGAGGATGAAGCCAACCCCTAGGGAGGACAATTTTAACGAGTCTACCGGGTGGAGATTACTATAGTGCTTAGGCAGCCCCAAAAAAGCTGGCCTTTGTTGCTCTTTAAGTCTTGTGTATAGTAGTTTTAGTCCCTTTCTGCACTCCATATTCATGTGTACAGCAAAAAATTTCTTCCTTTCAATAAAATTTTAATTTGTCGCAACACTACATCTACACAATACCTTTCTTCAGTTGATGTAAATAAGCTACATTACATTTTCGAGATATGAAATTGTTTGACCTGTAATCTGTATTTTACAAGCAAAACAATGTTCAAGCAGTTTCTTGTTTTGGACCGCTAAAAACTCGGCTTAACAAAAAAGAGTAAGTATCAAGTACAGTAGACAGATCTTTGGAAAAATGGTGATGGAGACGGTCAGAAAGCAGGAAACACCAAACCTTCCTATAACTCATTTGATATTTCAGTTTCATTTGATAGTTCATTATCTACATGAACTACATATTACAGCCGACTTGCCGCGGGATAATAGAGAATATGTACAAAAATTGTGCTCGAGGAAAGCACAGTATTAGGTCAACCAGAGAAGGCTCCTCATCTAATAATTCCTAGATTCCTAGTCCTGTACTCACAAACAGAGAAGGCTGTAAAAGACCACTGGAATGAACGCGTTATCCAGCTGGGCAGTGTATGCCTCTAATAACCCACTCACAGTCACAGCTATGAGGAGGGAGATCCAATGCTGCATAGAACATTCGACAACGATTAGGGAAAACAAATGACTCGGTCGAAGTCCTAaattccacaaaaaaaaaaaaaaaaagaggaaaaggaaaaggaTTTGTGTGTTTCTAAAGGTCCAGCAAGGCAAAAGAGTGATAGAACTTAAGACACAGCGAAGTTCACAGTAAGGCGTATTTTAATCATTTTCAGCCAGAAGTTTTAACAGAAATGCATGATTTTAAGGGTCAAGGCAATAATTTACTGCTTATTATGATCAACGGGTTTCTATTTTCAAAGTTGAATCAAGTCTTGAGATTGATATGCACAAGCTACTTTGATACAGACTTGTCTGCTGAAGCATCAACATAACATGTGTTCCTCAAAATGACTGTAGCTTGAATAGCTAACATGCATgtttgataaaccaaaataagtTCAATGTTTTCTTACCTGAGAGATTATAAAACCAGTTGATGCTAGAAGTGGAAGGAGAACGGAGCAAGCTGCAAGAATAGATGTTATACCTGCTGCAGTACCTTCTATGGTTTTCTCTGACAAGAAAAAGAGCAGAATATACTTAATAATGAATACAAATAAGCAAGTCTGAACCGTTGAATGCCATTGATAGGTAATGATGACTAAACTTCAAAGACCACAAGGTTACTCACTGCCTGCTTTGCTCCACCTGAGAACCCCATACTTGTATCCGACCATTGATGCCTGAAGACAAAACAAAAGCAAATTCATCTCAAGCTCGGTCCTATTTAAATGCAAAGGAACGGCAACAGAGAAAGTAAGATTCACCATTGTATCTCCAATTCCTAAGCTCAAGATTCCAGCGAAAGGGGCAAGTGGGCGATCGTTGAAATCAGTTGATAACCATTTAGGAAGTGCACATCCCAGCAAGAGTGAAAAATGGCTGCGGTAAGAAACTGACATCAGTATGACCCAAAAAGATTGGAAAACAAAATTAATGCAGAATTAGACCACTCGCCATCAGAGGACAAATCTGTTATACCTGACAATAAGGAGCTCAGAGTCGCGATGGTCTGTAAACGCATTCATGAACTGGTTGATATGTTTCCCCAAGGGCCATATTTTCCATACCTGCCTACACAAGTTGTGGTTATGCAAGGGTTTACCATTACCAATGAAATACAACAAAAGTGAAGCAACAGTAAAATAGAAAAAGCAGCTTATCAAACATTGAATCTCTTGAGAATACTTACTCGAACAATTTCTAATATCAAGAAAACAGCCAGAGCAGCACCAAATGCTAGATCAAGGAAAGTGGACTGGGAAATCCAAACAAATCTAACCAATGAGAAATACTGCTACACCCTTGGAGTTATGAACTAATGCAACAGCAATATATAAATAATTACAAAACAATCATCAATCTTTTCTTAAGTCACCTGGAATATAAGAGCTGGTGAAAACATAAGAACAGCCACAAGATGGTAGTATTTCCGAAGAAGAATCCTCTCAATTTTGCTACTTTTTGAAATATTATAAAAGCGCAAAACTGATGCACATATCACAGTGACCCAATATATACATAGTGCAAGCCTTTTCAGTGGCTCTTCAAACACAAAATTCAATATCCTGCGAAAAACAATGTACTTGCAAAATTAGTCATATTGACAAATAGCCTAGTCTGCCCCCACAAGTGCAGAGCTGTTTGATTTAAACATTCAGTGCTTAAACTGAGCCAACTTAATTTCCTAAATTACCAAATTGATGAAAAACACTGAAAAGACTTTTTTTACCATAATAAAGGATGATGGTGAAACCCCTGAACAAACTGCATCCATGCTGGG encodes the following:
- the LOC113310629 gene encoding TSL-kinase interacting protein 1-like; its protein translation is MDMDMEFEEGVLSEGFFQSQSLLIKEAEAAADAATSPTSCIVDPQKRVRSKAVKRPTRQWAAWTHEEERSFFTALRQVGKNFEKITSRVQSKNKDQVRHYYYRLVRRMNKLLGPDFILDARNFKETNGAMLRWSALLEKYNCKASKLHLKPRRFKIIIEALEQQLLKDRKKYVKKRRTKVEKCSTTTPDIVSVPNKAPAADTGAVKVVAVDSQNVPKGGSGRGSSVKRNVNTGINRKNNKCDLSTVKTVKQRKKTGSSSSAAYKKWEKAAMAGVSLVADAAEHLERTTISKETSPDRRSSDESLPSIAVTAAEKGNDPFGVLPLLPLSAGFLTQVPDTCMPPNCGKLKLQLFPIDEDTRKALEKDEHNPFLELTLSARKKISSVLEHLNRKWGKSSIASGELMLFQYDAQRGNLVGHQRWKQDTVASAADVYTVIGSPPLFRLRYGWFFPADLTLVASGMKEQTISSTTMPPLHDCHTCIHLMKPSEGQQTQIMEKNDVVPSYVDLTDDTVRYNGMDRENIIEDIAHSKSWPGKESGGEIIRGPCNDGDNPRRSNNNPASAGDWADTLSNISIGELLVDQSQAMGTNDFLSAAMDSSAFLHQIPFSCDSFDAAIAAHIYGNRDKQDPLSTQVPHASSIWDAEETCDAFSFQKIPRTPIPASFGTSRQTTDTSTMVNRSTVEELREVHHTGDNPICEVDLTNNNPSDAYKVDEYPKDLGGLTDLYWPDSLGPLDLDIPSSRYQDQDLMLGDSVSLTGLNRLIASSLDAFQNCSFFGIDKKDQPPPTTEARGTAAPFLDCKIGGEV